In the Candidatus Omnitrophota bacterium genome, one interval contains:
- a CDS encoding O-antigen ligase family protein, whose translation MDELKIKKPQEILSEERPLVELPALLKILLVLVFFLLGISLLIFPSYIVLALFFGVVTAIGILFNPFIGAILFVAAAYLHPIQLMPELKYSNLTTAFGFIIFLVWAFHILIYRDFKVPKSRQIPYFIGFAIIATVSSALRWEESSFYYVDLLKVFILYFLISNLTKTKKQISIIVIVMLILGFLGSILAVYQYTHGLGLKMSGGILRVTGFSDNPNDFGLSLLLLISFSVGLVMKSGKSALKITGALLVCAYLLGILISFSRAVYLGLPVVLIVSVWKFINKGKRFLTVIITLMLFTVVLLFLPQQFWNRINSIVMTGADPSIWSRLDGDIVGLKMMAANPVIGVGIGRWKQEYWPIAYASPLIRTKSSTVPHNLFIEAGAETGITGLILFSLLIFLALRESQQSIRIFEKSKNTLLSVYSQSASISLVGFLISSMFISALHVKFVWIILGFIIALRNIASKIESEDQGIK comes from the coding sequence ATGGATGAGCTCAAGATCAAGAAACCGCAAGAAATTTTGTCAGAAGAAAGGCCGCTGGTAGAGCTTCCGGCGCTATTAAAAATATTATTGGTGCTCGTATTTTTTTTATTGGGCATCAGTCTGTTAATTTTTCCAAGCTATATCGTGTTGGCGCTATTTTTTGGGGTCGTTACGGCCATAGGCATATTATTTAATCCATTCATAGGGGCAATTTTATTTGTCGCAGCCGCGTACCTACATCCAATACAGCTTATGCCTGAATTAAAATATTCTAATCTTACGACTGCATTCGGCTTTATAATATTTCTTGTATGGGCTTTTCATATTTTGATATATAGAGATTTCAAGGTTCCAAAGAGCAGGCAAATACCATATTTTATCGGCTTCGCGATTATTGCGACTGTCTCCTCCGCATTGCGCTGGGAAGAGAGTTCATTCTATTACGTAGACTTGCTCAAGGTATTTATATTGTATTTCTTGATCTCGAATTTAACAAAAACAAAAAAGCAAATTTCTATCATAGTAATTGTTATGCTGATATTGGGATTTCTGGGAAGCATTTTAGCAGTATATCAGTATACCCATGGGTTAGGGTTGAAGATGTCGGGCGGCATCCTTAGGGTCACGGGCTTCTCGGATAATCCCAATGATTTCGGCCTAAGCTTGTTATTGCTTATTTCGTTTAGCGTAGGGCTAGTCATGAAAAGCGGAAAATCGGCGCTTAAAATTACAGGGGCGTTATTAGTATGCGCGTATTTGTTAGGCATATTGATAAGTTTTTCGAGGGCGGTTTATCTCGGGCTGCCCGTGGTCTTGATCGTAAGTGTATGGAAATTCATAAACAAGGGAAAAAGATTTCTTACCGTCATAATCACCCTTATGTTATTTACCGTGGTGTTATTATTTTTGCCGCAGCAGTTCTGGAATAGGATCAATAGCATAGTTATGACGGGGGCAGATCCGAGCATCTGGTCAAGGTTGGACGGGGATATCGTTGGATTAAAAATGATGGCGGCAAATCCCGTAATCGGAGTAGGTATAGGGCGTTGGAAACAGGAATATTGGCCCATCGCATACGCATCGCCGTTAATAAGGACAAAGTCATCTACCGTTCCGCACAATCTTTTTATAGAAGCCGGCGCTGAAACTGGCATCACAGGCTTGATTTTGTTTAGTTTGCTGATATTCCTCGCCCTCAGAGAATCGCAGCAATCAATCCGCATATTTGAAAAGTCAAAGAATACTCTCTTGAGCGTATATTCCCAGTCGGCAAGTATAAGCTTGGTCGGTTTTCTCATATCCTCGATGTTTATTTCAGCGCTTCATGTCAAATTTGTATGGATTATATTAGGATTTATTATAGCCCTTAGGAATATCGCATCAAAAATAGAATCTGAGGATCAAGGGATAAAATGA
- a CDS encoding glycosyltransferase family 4 protein, giving the protein MNILILTADYYAQLGGKFTHILMLKSGLEELGHSVDILFPKRTPLNALVISGGGRILDFFGIGIYYRQNAIKAMLRFSLGNFLCRKRIDIINAEDVIAFFAINRSKIKVPVILTIHGELAQEMESAGHIKSAFEKKLFLNMEKRSYELADYTVTVDTRLKNHIQDLAPLAKSKLQIIQNFIDVESFRNRIDLLNMEEIKKKTGISSDKKVILVPRRLVLKCGVIYAIKAAELIRNKFNRCDLVFLIVGVGPERSNILNYINDNKLQELVSLIDGAEYDKMPEFYKIAEVVLIPSINVKGYIEATSLSAIEAMAANIPVIASDIGGLAEMISNGVTGILVPEKSSEDIAKNIIKILDNEDLRNVITSAAFDYVSKNHSNRVAAQKFARIYTNEIKNNG; this is encoded by the coding sequence ATGAACATCCTGATCTTGACGGCAGACTACTATGCACAGCTTGGCGGGAAATTTACGCATATCCTTATGTTGAAGAGCGGATTAGAAGAACTCGGGCATTCTGTAGACATACTATTCCCTAAGAGAACCCCCCTCAATGCTTTAGTGATCAGCGGAGGCGGAAGGATACTGGATTTTTTCGGAATAGGTATTTACTACAGGCAAAATGCCATAAAGGCAATGTTAAGATTTTCTCTCGGGAATTTTTTGTGCAGAAAACGGATAGATATTATTAACGCGGAAGACGTAATAGCGTTTTTTGCGATTAATAGATCAAAAATTAAAGTTCCCGTGATCCTGACGATCCACGGCGAACTTGCGCAGGAGATGGAATCCGCCGGTCATATAAAATCAGCCTTCGAAAAAAAACTTTTCTTGAATATGGAGAAGAGATCGTATGAGCTCGCGGATTATACAGTTACCGTAGACACAAGGCTGAAAAACCATATTCAGGATTTAGCCCCTCTTGCTAAGTCCAAACTCCAGATAATCCAGAACTTTATTGATGTGGAATCCTTCAGGAATAGAATAGATTTGTTAAATATGGAAGAGATAAAGAAAAAAACAGGAATTTCTTCCGACAAAAAGGTGATCCTCGTCCCAAGAAGGCTCGTACTGAAATGCGGGGTAATATATGCAATAAAAGCAGCTGAGCTCATTAGAAATAAATTCAATAGATGCGACCTGGTGTTTTTGATAGTAGGAGTTGGGCCGGAGAGGAGTAATATCCTTAACTATATTAATGATAATAAGTTACAAGAGCTGGTATCCCTTATTGATGGTGCTGAATACGACAAAATGCCGGAATTCTATAAAATAGCTGAAGTAGTTTTAATCCCGTCTATTAACGTGAAAGGTTATATAGAAGCCACATCCCTGTCCGCTATAGAAGCTATGGCAGCGAATATTCCGGTGATCGCTTCCGATATAGGCGGCCTTGCGGAGATGATCAGTAACGGAGTTACGGGTATACTGGTCCCTGAGAAATCAAGCGAAGATATCGCCAAAAATATCATAAAGATCCTGGATAATGAAGATTTAAGAAACGTTATTACCTCTGCAGCCTTTGATTATGTATCAAAAAATCATTCGAACCGGGTTGCCGCGCAGAAATTCGCGCGAATATATACAAACGAGATAAAAAATAATGGATGA